A window of the Mesotoga prima MesG1.Ag.4.2 genome harbors these coding sequences:
- a CDS encoding type I phosphomannose isomerase catalytic subunit, whose translation MILRSCPVFSPRPWGDRKLNRIYGVDSEEPIGEVWLLSDIEGMRTWLESGSTRLSPNEVIDKLSGRSLPRFPIMVKHICANEWLSVQVHPDDKFARLYEGEPWGKSECWYFLNEGQVLAGMKNKTKPVDSVREDDLNHILLKRGDLLTLPAGIVHAIGPGSELIEIQQNSDVTYRLYDWDRGRELHIEKASKAVNPSLMPGHYESVKRFDWEYFSVRETSRFSGTGVCVTIEEKPSLYLVIDDVIESAKPFLAITLGEFWSEIP comes from the coding sequence ATGATACTTAGAAGTTGCCCTGTCTTTTCACCGAGGCCCTGGGGTGACCGGAAGCTAAATAGAATATACGGAGTTGATTCGGAGGAGCCAATTGGAGAAGTATGGCTTCTTTCAGATATTGAAGGAATGAGAACATGGCTTGAATCGGGATCAACAAGACTATCACCGAACGAAGTTATAGACAAGTTATCGGGAAGATCTTTGCCAAGATTCCCAATCATGGTGAAACACATCTGCGCCAACGAATGGCTCTCAGTTCAAGTTCATCCTGATGACAAGTTTGCCCGTCTCTATGAAGGAGAGCCCTGGGGAAAGAGTGAATGCTGGTATTTCTTAAACGAAGGGCAGGTTCTTGCTGGAATGAAGAATAAAACCAAACCCGTTGACAGCGTAAGGGAAGACGATCTTAATCACATCCTCCTGAAGCGTGGAGATCTTCTTACATTGCCTGCAGGAATTGTTCATGCGATAGGTCCGGGTTCGGAGTTAATAGAGATTCAGCAGAACAGCGATGTTACTTACAGACTTTACGATTGGGACAGAGGGAGGGAGCTCCATATAGAAAAGGCTTCGAAGGCTGTGAACCCCTCATTGATGCCTGGTCACTACGAGAGTGTCAAAAGATTTGACTGGGAGTATTTCTCGGTCAGGGAGACCAGTCGTTTTTCTGGTACTGGGGTTTGCGTAACGATTGAAGAGAAACCAAGTCTTTATCTAGTAATTGACGACGTTATAGAATCAGCTAAACCATTTCTCGCAATCACTCTTGGCGAATTTTGGAGTGAGATTCCATGA
- a CDS encoding PHP domain-containing protein, translated as MSFLCDFHIHSCLSPCADITMTPNAIALTCVSKGIDWIAITDHNSARNVRVFSKVLNRFGVVVIPGIEVHTLEDVHILAYFPEVEIAEDYSEWLKGEKFSRLSVDPEISGYQLIVDEDDTFTGFEEIWLGQPALLSISQTLSTVEEYGGVSVMAHIERKMGLLTQLGFIPETCREVPMEISFKRTLEKGLPVENIIHSSDAHSLSMITPTVSIESKARSFEEFRSALYSNGRSLRIIWD; from the coding sequence TTGTCGTTTCTTTGTGACTTCCATATTCACAGTTGTCTTTCCCCCTGCGCAGATATCACAATGACTCCCAATGCAATAGCTTTAACATGCGTTTCAAAGGGAATAGATTGGATTGCAATAACCGATCACAATAGTGCGAGGAATGTCAGGGTTTTCAGTAAAGTACTAAACAGGTTTGGTGTTGTTGTGATACCTGGCATAGAAGTACACACTTTGGAAGATGTTCATATACTCGCTTATTTTCCCGAGGTTGAGATAGCTGAGGATTACTCTGAGTGGCTGAAAGGGGAAAAGTTTTCGCGATTATCGGTCGATCCAGAGATCTCAGGCTATCAGTTAATCGTTGATGAAGATGATACCTTCACTGGATTTGAAGAGATCTGGCTAGGTCAACCAGCTCTCTTGAGCATTTCGCAAACTCTGTCAACCGTAGAGGAGTATGGCGGGGTCTCTGTAATGGCTCACATTGAAAGAAAGATGGGACTTTTGACTCAGCTAGGTTTCATACCTGAGACCTGCAGGGAAGTACCGATGGAGATTTCGTTCAAGAGAACCCTTGAAAAGGGACTTCCTGTGGAGAACATCATTCATTCAAGTGATGCACACAGTTTAAGTATGATCACCCCCACCGTTTCGATCGAGTCAAAGGCAAGAAGCTTCGAGGAGTTTAGAAGCGCTCTCTATTCAAATGGAAGGTCGCTGAGAATAATATGGGATTGA
- a CDS encoding ATP-binding protein has protein sequence MGLRTICDHIIDIAQNAVDSGTEEATLRIVEKREESFYFSVVDRGKGISSESLESVLDPFYTEKRKKVKFGLGLPILKFAAESTGGEFRIRSVEGSGTEVSARFLLSSIDCQPVGDVPSTLFVVITLSGRVDWSIERLLDDEGYAFSSSQFREAFGNDCFTSPVKMKMVLTILQEAEISLGGLSDVR, from the coding sequence ATGGGATTGAGGACCATATGTGACCACATTATTGATATCGCTCAGAACGCAGTCGACTCTGGAACGGAAGAAGCTACATTGAGAATCGTCGAGAAGAGAGAAGAGAGTTTTTACTTTTCGGTTGTTGACAGGGGAAAAGGAATTTCGAGTGAATCACTTGAATCCGTTTTAGATCCCTTCTATACTGAAAAGAGAAAGAAAGTGAAATTCGGATTGGGGCTTCCTATACTTAAGTTTGCTGCGGAGTCCACCGGTGGGGAATTTAGGATTCGTTCGGTCGAAGGATCTGGAACTGAAGTGAGTGCGAGGTTCTTGCTCTCGAGTATAGATTGTCAGCCTGTAGGAGATGTCCCTTCGACTCTATTTGTTGTTATTACATTGAGTGGCCGTGTAGACTGGTCTATAGAGAGGTTACTGGATGACGAGGGGTATGCATTTTCGTCGTCGCAGTTTCGAGAAGCTTTCGGGAACGACTGCTTCACTTCACCAGTCAAAATGAAGATGGTCTTGACCATTCTTCAAGAGGCAGAAATATCCCTGGGAGGTTTGTCAGATGTCCGTTAG
- a CDS encoding CBS domain-containing protein — protein MRKGNTLTERNVDDLLDKLRGLFADITAKDIMIKSVVTLTKDRTMWQAKELMRICKISGIPVTDGNNQLEGIVSIEDIIDALEGNYITDPIEKHMTRNIVTFSPEMKLESVIEMFNRYRYGRFPVVDSDGRLVGIISKKDIISAILDKFRLIYVHDKRRKEVLEQSVDWFDKSLITGDYVEKTSADFVYHIDYTDIDTAGVGSAKLKSFLKTLTDDDRLIRRVSIACYEAEVNVVIHSGSEGYIFAWYDENVTRVRVEDYGRGIENVEQAMKEGFSTASDHVRELGFGAGMGLSNMRRYSDKMVVVSEAGKGVVLEMHFYRNGRK, from the coding sequence TTGAGGAAGGGAAACACTTTGACTGAAAGAAATGTTGACGACCTTCTAGATAAACTAAGGGGGTTATTCGCAGATATCACAGCTAAGGACATAATGATAAAGAGTGTTGTAACATTGACCAAGGATAGAACAATGTGGCAGGCGAAAGAGCTGATGAGGATTTGCAAGATATCCGGTATTCCCGTTACCGACGGTAACAATCAGCTCGAAGGGATAGTAAGTATAGAAGACATCATTGATGCTCTGGAGGGGAACTACATCACTGATCCGATCGAAAAACACATGACACGGAATATAGTCACTTTCTCTCCGGAGATGAAACTTGAGTCGGTAATAGAAATGTTCAACAGATATCGGTATGGCAGATTTCCGGTTGTTGATTCCGACGGAAGACTTGTAGGGATTATCTCCAAGAAGGACATAATTAGTGCTATTCTTGACAAATTTAGATTGATTTATGTTCATGATAAACGACGAAAAGAGGTCTTGGAACAGAGCGTTGACTGGTTTGACAAGTCCCTAATCACGGGAGATTATGTTGAGAAGACTAGTGCCGATTTTGTTTATCATATTGATTACACAGATATCGATACTGCGGGAGTTGGATCTGCAAAACTCAAGAGTTTTCTTAAAACTCTAACGGATGATGACAGGCTAATAAGAAGAGTTTCTATTGCCTGTTACGAAGCTGAAGTCAACGTAGTTATTCACAGTGGAAGTGAAGGTTACATTTTCGCCTGGTACGATGAAAACGTAACCAGAGTGAGAGTGGAGGATTATGGAAGAGGCATAGAGAACGTGGAACAAGCAATGAAGGAGGGGTTTTCCACCGCTTCAGACCATGTCAGGGAACTGGGATTTGGGGCGGGAATGGGTCTTTCAAACATGAGAAGGTATTCCGACAAAATGGTTGTTGTATCCGAAGCCGGAAAGGGAGTCGTCTTGGAAATGCATTTCTATCGGAATGGGAGGAAATAA
- the thyX gene encoding FAD-dependent thymidylate synthase, which translates to MKIDVLDRGFVELVDKMGDDYSAVQAARTSYGKGLTNKERDDRLIDYLMKNGHQSPFEHIIFKFHLKLPIFVMRQLVRHRIASINERSGRYTEFSEEWYLPSVIRIPDKDNRQGSIVCKDKEMNERAISIISEAYENAYAAYKRLIEMGVAKEMARIVLPTSMYTEAYWTVNARSVMNFLNQRADSHAQAEIQEYAIAIAEIFKTGCPVTFDAFIRHSYTGDLLNREAQ; encoded by the coding sequence ATGAAGATTGATGTTCTGGATAGAGGATTTGTAGAGCTGGTAGATAAGATGGGTGATGACTATTCTGCAGTTCAAGCTGCAAGGACAAGCTATGGCAAGGGTCTGACAAATAAGGAGAGAGATGATCGGCTTATAGATTATCTGATGAAAAACGGTCACCAATCTCCCTTTGAACACATCATTTTCAAGTTTCACCTGAAGCTTCCCATATTTGTAATGAGGCAACTGGTAAGACACAGAATTGCGTCTATTAATGAACGCAGTGGAAGATACACTGAGTTTTCCGAAGAGTGGTATTTACCTAGCGTCATCAGAATACCTGACAAAGACAACAGACAAGGATCGATTGTCTGCAAAGACAAGGAAATGAACGAAAGAGCAATATCGATTATCAGTGAAGCCTATGAAAACGCATATGCAGCATATAAAAGGTTAATTGAAATGGGAGTAGCCAAGGAGATGGCAAGAATAGTTCTGCCGACCTCAATGTACACTGAGGCTTACTGGACAGTAAACGCCAGATCAGTTATGAATTTTCTTAATCAAAGGGCCGATTCACATGCTCAAGCAGAAATTCAGGAGTATGCCATCGCCATAGCCGAGATCTTTAAAACTGGCTGTCCAGTAACATTTGATGCTTTCATTCGGCATAGCTACACAGGCGATCTTCTCAACAGGGAGGCTCAGTGA
- the rpiB gene encoding ribose 5-phosphate isomerase B → MKIAIGSDHAAYELKSFLVQYVESKGHSVIDHGPESGSLSVDYPDFADKVCKSVTDNDADYGILLCGTGIGMSIAANKHRGIRAALCLFPEMAALSRRHNHANVLVLGGRLIGSELAGWIVDAFLNSSEEGGRHQTRVDKLETDTFENRVNEP, encoded by the coding sequence ATGAAGATTGCAATTGGTTCCGATCATGCAGCTTATGAACTCAAATCTTTTCTCGTGCAATATGTCGAGAGTAAGGGCCATTCAGTAATTGATCATGGTCCAGAATCGGGCAGTCTTTCGGTAGACTATCCTGATTTTGCAGACAAGGTTTGTAAATCAGTAACTGACAATGATGCCGATTATGGTATTCTGCTTTGCGGAACTGGAATTGGAATGTCCATAGCGGCCAACAAGCACAGAGGCATTCGTGCTGCTCTCTGCCTTTTCCCCGAGATGGCGGCTCTTTCCAGGAGACATAATCATGCAAACGTTCTAGTGCTTGGAGGACGGCTGATCGGAAGTGAGCTGGCGGGCTGGATAGTCGATGCTTTTCTTAATTCGTCTGAAGAAGGTGGTCGGCACCAAACCAGAGTTGACAAACTTGAAACGGATACTTTCGAGAATCGGGTGAATGAGCCTTGA
- a CDS encoding POTRA domain-containing protein: protein MSVRRLFLILVLVLVSGSVFAVIVPSRITVLDNRVISDGEVLEILDIQRGKEISDSELSEALERVRNSGYFSDVYYSFDESSGLLKIQVVEYPVVDVEVVFDGPKIVEPDVLESVSVIESGKPADPSTLIYDIPLTQEAMMSKLVENGYIEPFVEVEWETDKSREDVFSGNIKDRVKVTFTVKVSFLWEVSIEAPLSDESKAFLSSKLQIDCLKKYYDTSFLVRWINSKKKYVPKLDDINMMVQTVYSTYYANSSGQWGFDDETYQAMILTLNNALRNARQVTLPEEVKESRALSMSIAFAPVEYVKEEFDLRSVFIEGNVNLQKGEILRETGLTEGQRVDNEVAMRSIQAVQDLYTERGYPFIRIEPVIDEKIGFFSIKITEPLVRDITVEFDGPKKTQDYLIVDKIVIQKGNVLSLDELRNTYAFLNNTGYFSKVDIAPVPVGEDALDVSITLQETDKNNKIGGGGGWQNGLNLYLDLGLLNVWGYGQNISTTLSVTLPMPNNKEVIVTDGATETTTRRPAFDATIGYSVPKVGGTKLDLDTAFKFKFSGFTTTNDSTDTIVTKSSQETEFLFSLTPIYNISPGQKVGFTAGYEYIMSESQVSTETKTATEVDTGSLSENFDGIFTGLSYELSTRDDLYRPTMGSEYLAGLTVRGLFGKDNEPFISGYAEYRNFMSIGDPVLGFRVRTQQLFPLSPNGVFRSYLLTPDTFVRVRGSQSIGQNAYGVTVGSAQLRYPLTPEASSIPLDIVGFGDLLFYRKTPGGDLIGGNFLADFGLCIDISIPMIGLVRLGYGYNTFLAEQNSGAGEPYYGTPFFGFGAAF, encoded by the coding sequence ATGTCCGTTAGACGATTGTTCTTGATTCTTGTGTTGGTCCTGGTCTCAGGATCTGTTTTTGCAGTTATTGTTCCTTCGAGAATTACCGTTCTTGACAACAGAGTGATCTCGGATGGAGAGGTGCTTGAGATACTCGATATTCAGCGGGGAAAAGAGATTAGCGATTCAGAACTGAGTGAGGCACTGGAAAGAGTTAGAAACAGCGGTTACTTTTCAGATGTTTACTATAGTTTTGATGAATCTTCCGGTCTTTTGAAGATTCAGGTTGTGGAATATCCTGTTGTCGATGTTGAAGTTGTTTTTGACGGTCCAAAAATCGTTGAACCTGACGTTCTTGAATCGGTTTCAGTGATAGAGAGCGGTAAACCGGCGGATCCCTCGACACTGATCTATGATATTCCCCTCACTCAGGAAGCTATGATGAGCAAACTCGTAGAAAACGGCTACATTGAACCTTTTGTTGAGGTAGAGTGGGAAACCGATAAAAGCCGAGAAGACGTTTTTTCTGGCAACATAAAAGATAGAGTAAAAGTGACATTTACAGTCAAAGTATCCTTTCTGTGGGAAGTATCGATTGAAGCACCCCTATCCGATGAGTCCAAGGCATTTCTGTCGAGCAAATTGCAGATTGATTGCCTGAAGAAGTACTATGACACATCATTTTTGGTTAGATGGATAAATTCTAAGAAGAAGTACGTGCCCAAGCTAGACGACATAAATATGATGGTTCAGACAGTCTACAGCACATATTATGCGAATTCCAGTGGTCAATGGGGATTTGATGACGAGACTTATCAGGCAATGATTCTTACGTTGAATAACGCGTTGAGAAACGCAAGACAGGTAACACTTCCCGAGGAAGTTAAAGAAAGCAGAGCGTTATCAATGAGCATTGCTTTTGCGCCGGTTGAATATGTGAAAGAAGAGTTCGATCTCAGAAGCGTTTTCATAGAGGGAAACGTCAATCTACAGAAAGGTGAAATCCTAAGAGAGACGGGACTCACGGAAGGTCAAAGAGTTGACAACGAGGTAGCGATGAGATCTATTCAAGCAGTTCAGGACTTATATACTGAGAGAGGGTATCCTTTTATCAGGATAGAACCAGTTATTGATGAGAAGATCGGCTTCTTCAGTATCAAGATTACGGAGCCTTTAGTAAGAGACATAACCGTTGAATTTGACGGTCCTAAGAAGACACAGGATTATTTGATAGTCGACAAGATAGTCATTCAGAAAGGCAATGTATTGTCGCTTGATGAGCTTAGAAATACATACGCTTTCTTGAACAATACCGGCTACTTTTCAAAAGTTGATATCGCTCCTGTTCCTGTTGGTGAGGATGCGCTCGACGTAAGCATTACGCTTCAGGAGACTGATAAGAATAATAAGATCGGCGGAGGAGGAGGCTGGCAGAATGGGTTGAATCTGTATCTCGATCTCGGACTTCTCAATGTTTGGGGCTACGGGCAGAACATCTCAACGACACTCAGTGTTACGCTTCCCATGCCGAACAATAAGGAAGTTATCGTGACTGACGGAGCTACAGAGACTACGACAAGAAGGCCAGCCTTTGATGCAACTATAGGCTATTCTGTCCCAAAGGTAGGAGGAACAAAACTTGATCTCGATACGGCATTCAAGTTTAAATTCTCAGGATTCACGACAACAAATGATTCGACTGACACTATAGTCACGAAATCCTCCCAGGAAACGGAGTTCTTGTTCTCTTTGACTCCCATTTATAATATTTCCCCTGGCCAGAAAGTCGGTTTTACCGCCGGTTACGAATACATAATGTCTGAAAGCCAGGTCTCAACGGAAACTAAAACTGCTACGGAAGTCGACACGGGTAGTCTCTCAGAAAATTTTGATGGTATCTTCACTGGATTGAGCTATGAGCTGTCTACCCGAGACGATCTTTACAGGCCTACTATGGGAAGTGAGTACCTAGCCGGACTGACAGTCAGAGGTTTATTTGGAAAGGATAACGAGCCATTTATTTCGGGTTATGCGGAGTACAGAAACTTCATGTCGATAGGGGACCCGGTACTTGGTTTCAGAGTGAGAACTCAGCAGCTATTCCCGCTTTCGCCAAACGGTGTTTTCAGAAGTTATTTGTTGACTCCGGACACATTTGTTCGAGTCAGGGGTTCGCAAAGTATAGGCCAGAACGCGTACGGAGTTACCGTAGGCTCTGCGCAGTTAAGGTATCCCCTAACACCTGAGGCCTCTTCAATACCCTTAGATATTGTGGGATTTGGAGACTTGCTTTTCTATAGAAAGACACCAGGCGGAGACTTAATAGGAGGGAATTTCCTTGCTGACTTTGGCCTGTGCATAGACATATCGATACCGATGATAGGTTTGGTCCGACTTGGCTACGGTTACAACACTTTTCTTGCTGAGCAAAACTCTGGAGCAGGGGAACCGTATTATGGGACGCCGTTCTTTGGCTTTGGAGCAGCATTTTGA
- a CDS encoding tetratricopeptide repeat protein: protein MKSAFAVAIFLVSVSLIFALDNAELLLSKEYLIELQSLETQSVETKAILAIAVGLKYRETIQPNYKVWFSNLYEELKDKALPSEIEEGIKIVNELVSVSTVSALNMLYSTQNSDNLIKAISLRAFFYDWVDTRDPRSSEEIVKTAYELIELLPNQYFPYKALLEVYSSGSSIDKDRLMEIRERIFSEGLQDLLGDDLIESEFVSGLEELVLEDYSRLGTGEPVSMYYAAMAYMKMGESFDALEILNSIDLHRIPPRFASNASMVVGNYYLGNGDFEEAVKNYQDSLRFWPENSMAVRNLGMAYYLTKDRDYYDLARFYLQLSGYESFDDEVSSALKELRRRAIFELALVTIVPLAAIVVVGLFLLEYFSKKRKTSQERKAMKEDGGNNED from the coding sequence ATGAAGTCAGCATTTGCCGTCGCGATCTTTCTAGTGTCTGTTTCTTTGATTTTTGCGCTTGACAATGCCGAGCTCCTTCTGTCCAAAGAGTATCTGATTGAACTACAGTCGCTGGAGACTCAAAGTGTCGAAACGAAAGCCATTCTAGCAATCGCGGTTGGTCTGAAATACAGGGAGACAATTCAGCCCAACTACAAGGTCTGGTTCTCAAACCTCTACGAGGAACTGAAGGATAAAGCCCTTCCATCCGAGATTGAGGAAGGGATTAAGATTGTCAATGAACTGGTTTCCGTATCTACAGTGTCGGCTTTGAATATGCTCTATTCTACTCAAAACAGCGATAATCTAATAAAGGCGATTTCTTTGAGGGCTTTCTTCTATGACTGGGTGGACACGAGAGATCCAAGATCATCAGAAGAGATTGTAAAAACTGCGTATGAGTTGATTGAGTTATTACCTAATCAGTATTTCCCCTATAAAGCTCTTCTGGAAGTATACTCAAGTGGCAGTTCGATTGATAAAGATAGGCTTATGGAGATAAGAGAAAGAATATTTTCCGAAGGTCTTCAAGACTTGCTCGGAGATGATCTAATTGAAAGTGAGTTCGTTTCGGGGCTCGAAGAGCTTGTGCTTGAAGATTATTCTCGATTGGGTACAGGTGAACCTGTTTCGATGTATTATGCGGCTATGGCTTACATGAAAATGGGTGAATCCTTTGACGCTCTGGAAATCCTAAATTCCATAGACTTGCACCGAATCCCACCTAGGTTCGCCTCAAATGCCTCAATGGTCGTTGGAAATTATTACCTTGGAAACGGTGATTTTGAAGAGGCGGTAAAGAACTATCAAGATTCTTTGAGATTTTGGCCGGAGAACTCAATGGCAGTCAGGAATCTTGGAATGGCATACTATCTGACGAAAGATCGAGACTACTATGATCTCGCTAGGTTCTATCTGCAGCTGAGCGGATACGAGAGTTTTGACGATGAAGTGAGTTCGGCATTGAAGGAGCTAAGAAGAAGAGCGATTTTCGAGCTCGCGCTTGTTACAATAGTTCCGCTTGCCGCGATAGTTGTTGTTGGGCTCTTTCTGTTAGAATACTTTAGTAAAAAGAGAAAGACTTCACAAGAAAGGAAGGCAATGAAAGAAGACGGAGGAAACAATGAAGATTGA
- a CDS encoding histone deacetylase family protein, producing MIVFYDRRHLFHLPMKELDNGNWIENPDRPERIESVRSALESAGFQIKEPRDYHCSHLFQVHTPEYVEWLKAKSNSVSRDREYFPEVFGYDKLFDTGTPVTSGCYVSALASVSTALNAVDSILESEPVSYALCRPPGHHAGKSTGGGYCYFNNAAIAAKYYQKHTRGYVAILDLDFHHGNGTQEIFYYDDTVFYVSIHGDPKNFYPWISGNSWEIGSDTGEGFNMNFPLAGGIEGPEYMRTLSKALQEIEDFSPDLMIISLGTDGHKDDGIGHFNLSSEDYSMMGKLIGEIEVQKLIVQEGGYNPNANSASVLNFLTSIR from the coding sequence TTGATAGTTTTCTACGACAGAAGGCATCTCTTCCATCTCCCGATGAAGGAGCTTGATAACGGTAACTGGATTGAAAACCCGGACAGACCAGAAAGAATCGAATCTGTCCGTAGCGCTCTAGAATCTGCCGGGTTTCAAATAAAAGAACCAAGAGATTACCACTGTTCCCATCTTTTTCAGGTTCATACGCCAGAATACGTAGAATGGCTCAAGGCGAAAAGTAATTCGGTTTCCAGAGACAGAGAATATTTTCCAGAGGTTTTCGGCTATGATAAGCTCTTCGATACTGGTACACCGGTCACTTCGGGATGCTATGTGAGTGCTCTCGCATCAGTGTCAACAGCGCTGAATGCAGTTGACTCTATTCTTGAAAGTGAACCCGTTTCCTATGCCTTATGCAGACCACCAGGACATCATGCAGGCAAATCGACTGGTGGAGGTTACTGCTACTTCAACAACGCAGCAATAGCAGCCAAGTACTACCAGAAACACACCAGGGGTTATGTAGCAATTCTCGATTTAGACTTTCACCATGGGAACGGTACTCAAGAAATCTTCTACTACGATGATACTGTTTTCTATGTCTCTATACATGGTGATCCTAAGAATTTCTATCCCTGGATTAGCGGGAACTCCTGGGAGATAGGTTCTGACACAGGAGAGGGATTTAACATGAATTTTCCTCTTGCCGGAGGTATAGAAGGCCCAGAGTACATGAGAACTCTGTCGAAGGCTCTACAAGAGATCGAAGACTTTTCTCCTGATCTCATGATCATCTCCCTGGGTACAGACGGTCACAAAGATGATGGCATAGGCCATTTCAATCTCAGCAGCGAGGATTATTCAATGATGGGAAAGTTGATCGGGGAAATAGAAGTTCAGAAGCTTATAGTTCAAGAAGGCGGATATAATCCCAATGCCAATTCTGCCTCCGTTTTGAACTTCCTTACGTCAATCAGATGA
- the lexA gene encoding transcriptional repressor LexA, whose translation MTLTEKQKKILEYIENFIKLYGYPPSIRDICRDFEISSPRGVAKHLESLEKKGYIERTGVSRGIRVLRSPDGSSLEPGEDVVMLPVIGNVAAGEAIQAVQTEDEKIPVPLWMIRRGFEYYMLKVTGNSMIESHIVNGDFVIIRKQEWANNGEIVVALIDDEYATLKKYENEGPKIRLVPSNPEMLPIVVEANRVKIQGRLSGVLRWYK comes from the coding sequence TTGACTCTGACGGAGAAACAAAAGAAGATTCTTGAGTACATCGAGAACTTCATTAAGCTCTATGGTTACCCGCCAAGCATAAGGGATATCTGCAGGGATTTCGAGATATCCTCTCCAAGGGGGGTGGCGAAACATCTCGAGTCTCTTGAAAAAAAGGGTTACATCGAAAGGACCGGCGTTTCTCGAGGAATTCGAGTCTTGAGAAGCCCAGATGGTTCGTCGCTTGAACCCGGTGAAGATGTTGTGATGCTCCCAGTTATTGGCAATGTTGCGGCAGGTGAAGCTATTCAAGCGGTTCAAACTGAAGACGAGAAGATTCCCGTGCCGCTTTGGATGATCAGAAGGGGATTCGAATACTACATGCTCAAGGTAACTGGTAACAGCATGATTGAATCTCACATAGTCAACGGAGATTTCGTTATCATAAGGAAGCAGGAGTGGGCAAACAACGGTGAAATAGTGGTAGCACTGATAGATGATGAATACGCCACTCTGAAGAAGTACGAAAACGAAGGGCCGAAAATCCGGCTCGTTCCCTCAAATCCAGAAATGCTTCCAATTGTCGTTGAAGCTAACAGAGTTAAGATACAAGGCAGACTTTCCGGAGTGCTGCGTTGGTATAAATAG